One segment of Cutaneotrichosporon cavernicola HIS019 DNA, chromosome: 4 DNA contains the following:
- the MEU1 gene encoding uncharacterized protein (Catalyzes the reversible phosphorylation of S-methyl-5'- thioadenosine (MTA) to adenine and 5-methylthioribose-1-phosphate. Involved in the breakdown of MTA, a major by-product of polyamine biosynthesis. Responsible for the first step in the methionine salvage pathway after MTA has been generated from S-adenosylmethionine. Has broad substrate specificity with 6- aminopurine nucleosides as preferred substrates): protein MASSKVLVGVIGGSGLYHLDNLTFVKKVDITTPWGKPSSPITISKLPNGAEIAFISRHGPHHTITPSEVPVRANIAALKSLGVQAIVAFSAVGSLREEIAPGHFVIPDQIIDRTKGIRADTFFRGEGVVVHSMFGDPFSGQLNAFIAPRVQKILSDLGGEVKLHTDRTVVCMEGPAFSTRAESIMYRQWGGDIINMSVIPEAKLARECEIDYSLICTATDYDAWRVGEAPVTVEEVVKTLTTNAGNSRAVAAGILEEVYAHVSAGELTEIAGSMKFACITRADSQPKAAREKFAFILPEYFS, encoded by the exons ATGGCTTCTTCTAAAG tcctcgtcggcgtcattGGTGGTTCGGGGCTGTACCACCTCGACAACCTTACCTTTGT GAAGAAGGTAGACATCACCACGCCATGGGGCAagccctcgtcgcccatcACCATTTCCAAGCTGCCTAACGGCGCTGAAATCGCCTTCATCTCTCGCCACGGCCCCCACCACACCATCACGCCCTCCGAGGTTCCCGTGCGCGCCAACATTGCCGCACTCAAGAGCCTGGGCGTCCAGGCGATCGTGGCGTTCTCGGCAGTCGGCAGTCTGAGGGAGGAGATTGCGCCCGGCCACTTTGTCATTCCGGACCAGATTATCGACCGGACCAAGGGTATTCGGGCTGACACGTTCTTCCGCGGCGAGGGGGTTGTCGTTCACTCGATGTTTGGCGACCCGTTCTCAGGACAGCTCAACGCTTTCATCGCGCCCCGTGTGCAGAAGATCCTCTCCGATCTCGGGGGAGAGGTCAAGCTCCACACTGACCGTACGGTTGTTTGCATGGAGGGCCCGGCTTTCTCGACCCGTGCGGAGAGTATCATGTACCGCCAGTGGGGTGGTGACATTATCAACATGAGCGTTATTcccgaggccaagctcgcgcgcgagtgcgAGATTGA ctACTCCCTCATCTGCACGGCTACCGACTACGATGCGTGGCGTGTCGGAGAGGCCCCCGTcacggtcgaggaggtcgtcaagACCCTCACTACCAACGCGGGCAACTCGCGCGCCGTTGCCGCTggcatcctcgaggaggtctACGCCCACGTCTCGGCCGGCGAGCTCACTGAGATTGCGGGCTCGATGAAGTTTGCCTGCATCACGCGTGCGGAT tcccagcccaaggccgcgcgcgagaagTTTGCGTTCATCCTCCCGGAGTACTTCAGCTAG
- the cyp6 gene encoding uncharacterized protein (Cyclophilin type peptidyl-prolyl cis-trans isomerase/CLD), which yields MSVLLETSLGEIVIDLEVDRCPRTCDNFLKLCKLKYYALNAFFNVSKDFIAQTGDPTATGTGGECVDAFLYSKNPTGSQPARYFAPEITTKLKHKAKGTVSMAVAPTDPPGCGSQFFITLADNIDYLDGKHAVFGHVVEGLETLDKINDAYLDKEGRPLQDIRIRHVEILEDPFEDPPNMIPVPDSPLRPPDGMVRIADDEDALAQVDEDATAERARATAASSSALTLEMIGDLPFAAVRPPENILFVCKLNPVTQDDDLELIFSRFGKILSCEIVRDKKTGDSLQYAFIEYDLQDSAEQAYFKMQNVLVDDRRIWVDFSQSVAKMKGAYRPGMAPDGGRGGRGGRGGRGGFGGRGGFERTRDSGYGSKGYDVVVDAPRQRSLSPRRDRDDRRDRRDDRDDRRDRRDDRDDRRDRDSERDDRRDRDSERRDRNRDNRRDHDRDRDYRDRDRERDRRDRDRDRDRDRDRRR from the exons ATGTCGGTGCTCCTCGAGACGTCGTTGGGCGAGATTgtcatcgacctcgaggttgatCGGTGTCCGCGGACGTGCGACAACTTTCTCAAACTCTGCAAGCTCAAGTACTATGCGCTGAATGCCTTCTTCAATGTCTCAAAGGACTTTATTGCGCAGACAGGTGATCCCACAGCAACCGGAACGGGCGGCGAGTGCGTCGACGCCTTCCTCTACTCTAAGAATCCAACTGGATCTCAACCAGCCCGATACTTTGCCCCAGAGATTACGACCAAGCTCAAACACAAGGCCAAGGGGACCGTTAGTATGGCCGTTGCGCCTACTGATCCCCCGGGTTGCGGGAGCCAGTTCTTCATCACTCTTGCGGATAATATCGATTATCTGGATGGCAAGCATGCTGTTTTCGGGCATGTTGTCGAGGGACTCGAGACGCTCGATAAGATCAACGACGCGTATCTTGACAAAGAGGGGCGGCCGCTGCAGGATATCCGTATCCGCCATGTTGAGATTCTTG AGGACCCATTCGAGGACCCGCCCAACATGATCCCCGTTCCCGATTCGcctctccgccctcccGACGGGATGGTGCGCATcgccgatgacgaggacgcctTGGcccaggtcgacgaggacgcgaccgccgagcgcgcgcgcgcaaccgccgcctcctcctctgctcTAACCCTAGAAATGATCGGCGACCTTCCGTTCGCCGCCGTCCGCCCTCCGGAGAACATCCTCTTCGTGTGCAAGCTCAATCCCGTTACccaggacgacgacctcgagctcatctTCTCTCGTTTCGGCAAGATTCTCAGCTGCGAGATTGTGCGCGACAAGAAGACGGGCGACTCTTTGCAATACGCATTCATCGAGTACGACTTGCAGGACAGCGCCGAGCAGGCCTACTTCAAGATGCAGAATGTGCTGGTTGACGACCGGCGTATCTGGGTCGACTTTAGCCAGAGCGTCGCCAAGATGAAGGGGGCTTATCGGCCTGGTATGGCGCCGGATGGTggaaggggtgggaggggaggaaggggtggTCGCGGTGGGTtcggagggagaggagggttTGAGCGGACACGTGACTCGGGGTACGGGAGTAAGGGATACGATGTGGTTGTGGACGCCCCAAGGCAACGCAGTTTGAGCCCACGGCGGGACCGCGATGACAGGCGCGACAGGAGAGACGACCGCGATGACAGGCGCGACAGGAGAGACGATCGCGATGACAGGCGCGACAGGGACTCTGAACGCGATGACAGGCGCGACAGGGACTCTGAACGCCGCGACCGCAATCGCGACAACCGCAGGGACCATGATCGTGATCGCGACTACCGTGATCGCGACCGTGAGCGGGACAGGAGGGACCGTGATCgtgaccgcgaccgcgaccgcgaccgccgccgaTAG
- the tom22 gene encoding uncharacterized protein (Mitochondrial import receptor subunit Tom22), whose translation MVLVEEVKEDIIVDHESDYETESEFSDDMSVASDDDFDTNETLAQRIAALKDIVPPETRTAVSKSATRVVDLAKWAANGTGQLAWWITTSALLVGLPLALAIEDEARITQQEREMQMQSAGQQQLMGGAPGQPAGVPAGF comes from the exons ATGgttctcgtcgaggaagtcAAGGAGGATATCATTGTCGACCACGAGTCTGACTACGAGACCGAGTCGGAGTTTAGCGACGACATGTCGGTTGCTtcggacgacgactttgacACCAACGAGACCTTGGCCCAGCGCATTGCCGCCCTCAAGGACATTGTGCCGCCCGAGACGCGGACCGCCGTCTCCAAGAGCGCCACTCGTGTCGTCGACTTGGCCAAGTGGGCTGCTAATGGGACCGGGCAGCTTGCTTGGTGGATTACCACTTCTGCgctgctcgtcggccttcCCCTCGCGCTGGCTattgaggacgaggcgcgcatTACGCagcaggagcgcgagatgcAGATGCAGAGCGCTGGACAGCAGCAG ctcatgggcggcgcgcccgGCCAGCCCGCGGGCGTTCCCGCCGGCTTCTAA
- a CDS encoding uncharacterized protein (Rrp15p) encodes MALKSILKNSEAGPSKPKAGAKASMRARVAKEDASSKPKSAPKPAKGKGVRVQEPEMPEDSDDNDFGDELDTDEEIERAQAPGEKKAPKKKRVTTASDFGAALTGLLTESARPKKRKGVEVEEVDDERKKKKTAAPILALSAKPLPPSVAEGRLERRAARALKAEREERLDRARIRNVLEGWVPAQGAAVGSQEFERGLRKTAQRGVIKLFNAILVASKNAEAQATTLAQKAGVKPEAAKNRKERDNILGRGAQETLTKEGFLDLVRRGGK; translated from the exons ATGGCACTCAAGAGTATCCTTAAGAACAGCGAAGCTGGACCAAgcaagcccaaggccgGGGCTAAGGCTAGCATGCGCGcccgcgtcgccaaggaggacgcgTCATCCAAGCCCAAGTCGGCTCCCAAGCCAGCGAAGGGGAAGGGTGTGCGTGTCCAGGAGCCCGAGATGCCCGAAGACTCGGACGACAACGATTTTGGCGATGAGCTGgacacggacgaggagattgaACGTGCCCAGGCTCCCggggagaagaaggcgccCA agaagaagcgcgtgACGACGGCTTCCGATTTCGGCGCGGCCCTCACGGGTCTCCTCACTGAATCTGCGCGTCCCAAGAAACGCAAGGgtgttgaggtcgaggaggtggatgatgagaggaagaagaagaagaccGCCGCACCAATCCTCGCACTCAGCGCCAAGCCCCTTCCACCCAGTGTGGCTGAGGGCCGGCTGGAGCGCCGAgccgcgcgcgcactcAAGGCTGAGCGTGAGGAGAGGTTGGACCGCGCGCGGATCCGTAACGTCCTGGAGGGATGGGTGCCGGCCCAGGGGGCTGCTGTTGGGAGTCAGGAGTTTGAGCGTGGTCTGCGTAAGACTGCGCAGCGGGGTG tgaTCAAGCTGTTTAATGCCATTCTCGTCGCGTCCAAGAAtgccgaggcgcaggcgacgacgctcgCGCAGAAGGCGGGTGTTAAGCCggaggcggccaagaacAGGAAGGAGAGAGATAACATTCTCGGTCGTGGGGCACAGGAGACGCTCACGAAGGAGggcttcctcgacctcgtgcggCGTGGCGGCAAGTAA